One part of the Pithys albifrons albifrons isolate INPA30051 chromosome 21, PitAlb_v1, whole genome shotgun sequence genome encodes these proteins:
- the LOC139681599 gene encoding uroplakin-3b-like protein 1 — translation MLPLLLLLLPAAHGRVEHVAYTPFLTRTPGLEGLTTGSTFVLEQPRCVFDKYSNADIWLVVALEKTARTFNNTVAPGTPASAFQNFPDSVPAYMTLNATLANYPCPKAPGEITVLRVGSETSCTEDEARPTCNGPLSGPGPYMVKFLALEGSEPVAETNWSTSIMLRTAKSPNSISTTDEGHSAGMIAITTILSILFAILLAGLVAMLIFWGSDTCGSSSTFTKPEAVTVRRYNTHHVYDQPSARL, via the exons ATGCTCccgctgctcctcctgctcctgcccgcAGCCCACGGCAGAG TCGAGCATGTGGCATACACGCCGTTCCTGACCAGGACCCCCGGGCTGGAGGGGCTGACGACCGGCTCCACCTTCGTGCTGGAGCAGCCCCGCTGCGTCTTCGACAAGTACAGCAACGCCGACATCTGGCTGGTGGTGGCCCTGGAAAAAA CCGCAAGAACCTTCAACAACACCGTGGCGCCGGGAACTCCCGCGAGCGCGTTCCAGAATTTCCCTGACAGTGTCCCTGCCTACATGACCCTCAATGCCACCCTTGCCAACTACCCCTGCCCCAAAGCCCCTGGGGAAATCACTGTGCTGCGCGTTGGCAGCGAGACCAGCTGCACTGAGGATGAGGCGAGACCCACCTGCAATGGCCCCCTGTCTGGACCCGGGCCATACAT ggTGAAGTTCCTTGCCCTGGAGGGCTCTGAGCCCGTGGCCGAGACAAACTGGTCAACATCCATCATGCTGAGGACAG CCAAGTCACCCAACAGCATCTCCACAACTGATGAAGGGCACAGTGCCGGCATGATCGCCATCACCACCATCCTCTCCATCCTCTTCGCCATCCTCCTGGCAGGCCTGGTAGCCATGCTTATCTTCTGGGG ctcagacacctgtggcagcagcagcaccttcacCAAGCCGGAGGCGGTGACGGTGCGGCGGTACAACACCCACCACGTCTACGACCAGCCGTCCGCCCGGCTCTGA